Proteins from a genomic interval of Sphingobacterium sp. SYP-B4668:
- the dtd gene encoding D-aminoacyl-tRNA deacylase, producing MRAVIQRVTQASCTVDHIITGEIEHGLLIFIGIEETDTEDDMKWMAQKFVNLRIFSDENGLMNKSIQDVGGQILLISQFTLFAQTKKGNRPSFIRAARPDIAIPMYNSMSNYLSELLNKKIELGIFGADMKIDLRNDGPVTIVMNTRDKDNY from the coding sequence ATGCGAGCAGTAATACAGCGAGTGACGCAGGCGTCATGCACAGTCGACCACATCATTACCGGGGAAATAGAACACGGATTGTTGATATTTATTGGTATTGAAGAAACGGACACCGAAGATGATATGAAATGGATGGCTCAAAAATTTGTCAATCTTCGGATATTCTCTGATGAAAATGGCCTTATGAACAAGTCTATTCAGGATGTAGGTGGTCAGATTTTACTTATCTCTCAATTCACGTTATTTGCACAAACAAAAAAAGGAAATAGACCGTCTTTTATACGTGCGGCAAGACCTGACATAGCGATTCCCATGTACAACTCCATGTCGAATTATCTTTCTGAATTGTTAAACAAGAAAATAGAACTTGGTATTTTTGGAGCAGATATGAAAATAGATCTACGCAATGACGGTCCTGTCACGATTGTAATGAATACACGGGACAAAGACAACTATTAA
- a CDS encoding TonB-dependent receptor — translation MIKQSFAVTVMFLMSIFVFGQQSVTVTIQDANSKKGLEHVTVVITGRTNSTQTTDEKGVVIFNNLTTGPHALKVSHIGYNSVQQPLQLGQSSTKILLEPRSIITEEVLVQSTRAKDNSSTTFKNIGREEIAKNNLGQDIPYLLDQTPSVVIGSDAGAGIGYTNIRIRGSDNQRINVTLNGIQLNDAESMGSFFVNLPDFASSVESIQVQRGIGTSTNGSGSFGASINIQSNTLEKTPYVEFNNSFGSYQSWKNTLKVGTGLINDKFAFNARLSRISSDGYIDRASSDLKSFYVDGGYYSKKHIVKAIVFSGKEKTYQAWYGTPEPLIKGDRAKLADYAVAMELGSPEEIARLLSADRKYNLYTYDNQTDNYTQTHHQLHYTNLLSEQLSWNAALHYTRGAGYYEELRLGDKFSKYGLPNVNIGGETIEKTDLVRRRWLDNYYYGATSSLIYTPSTDLKLTLGSAYNQYRGDHYGEIIWARHASTSFIGDKYYAGDAQKNDFSIFMKGDYQIGKWLLMADIQYRNVDYRIDGDDDKIKNMAFHPQYDFLNPKLGLTYFINSTSNVYASYAYASKEPVRKDFVENTSSEAPKPEKMQDIEFGYRLRTDNLNVGINGYGMHYKDQLIPTGAINDVGSPIRQNVAKSYRIGLEFDGAWRISEHFTWKATAGLSQNKIKDFIEYGTIYDDDFNIVGEEEIYYKKTNIALSPSTIVSNELSYSPTPALNLAFISKYVSKQYLDNTTADERSIDAFFVNNVRAIYSFSVLGLQKIDVNLSINNIFNEKYETGGYTWGSFDQNHTRSFYNFYTPQATANFILGLNIRF, via the coding sequence ATGATTAAGCAATCATTCGCCGTAACGGTGATGTTTTTAATGTCCATTTTTGTATTTGGGCAACAATCGGTCACAGTGACCATCCAAGATGCAAATTCCAAAAAAGGACTCGAGCATGTAACCGTCGTCATCACTGGTAGAACAAACAGTACGCAGACTACTGACGAAAAAGGAGTCGTTATTTTTAACAACCTAACAACAGGGCCACATGCACTTAAGGTCAGCCATATTGGCTACAATTCTGTACAACAGCCTCTCCAATTGGGACAGTCATCTACAAAGATTTTGTTGGAACCTCGATCTATCATAACGGAAGAGGTTCTAGTCCAATCGACTCGCGCTAAGGATAATTCTTCTACCACTTTCAAAAATATAGGACGAGAAGAGATAGCGAAAAACAATCTTGGCCAAGACATCCCCTACCTACTTGACCAGACACCATCTGTAGTAATCGGTTCAGATGCGGGAGCGGGTATTGGGTACACGAACATCCGAATACGCGGATCTGATAATCAACGGATTAATGTTACGCTCAATGGAATCCAATTAAACGACGCAGAAAGCATGGGCTCATTTTTCGTTAATCTTCCAGATTTTGCATCCTCTGTTGAAAGTATCCAAGTGCAACGTGGGATCGGAACCTCTACAAATGGATCAGGGTCTTTTGGAGCCTCAATAAATATACAATCCAATACGCTTGAGAAAACTCCATATGTTGAATTCAACAACTCTTTTGGATCCTATCAATCTTGGAAAAACACATTAAAAGTAGGAACGGGATTAATCAACGATAAATTTGCCTTCAATGCTAGATTATCCCGCATTTCAAGTGATGGATACATTGACCGAGCTTCCTCTGACCTTAAATCATTCTATGTTGACGGAGGTTATTACAGTAAAAAACACATTGTGAAGGCCATTGTCTTTTCAGGAAAGGAAAAGACGTACCAAGCGTGGTACGGCACACCGGAACCGTTGATTAAAGGTGATCGAGCTAAACTTGCGGACTATGCTGTTGCAATGGAGCTAGGATCTCCTGAAGAAATAGCACGCCTACTAAGTGCAGACCGAAAGTACAACTTGTATACCTACGACAATCAGACGGACAATTACACACAGACGCATCATCAACTACACTACACGAATCTTCTTAGTGAGCAGCTCAGTTGGAACGCAGCGCTACATTACACCAGAGGCGCTGGATACTACGAAGAATTACGTTTAGGGGACAAATTTAGTAAATATGGATTGCCAAACGTCAACATTGGAGGAGAGACAATCGAGAAAACTGACTTAGTCAGGCGTCGTTGGCTGGATAACTACTACTATGGTGCAACCTCTTCGTTGATATATACACCTTCTACCGATTTAAAGCTCACGCTAGGAAGTGCCTACAATCAATATCGTGGTGATCATTATGGAGAGATAATATGGGCAAGACATGCCTCAACCAGCTTCATCGGAGACAAATATTATGCAGGCGATGCTCAAAAGAACGATTTCAGCATATTTATGAAAGGGGACTATCAAATTGGAAAATGGCTGCTCATGGCGGATATCCAATACCGCAATGTAGATTATCGCATAGATGGTGATGACGACAAAATCAAGAACATGGCTTTCCACCCTCAATATGATTTTTTAAACCCAAAGTTAGGATTGACCTATTTCATCAATAGCACATCCAACGTATACGCATCTTATGCTTATGCTAGCAAAGAGCCTGTTAGAAAAGATTTTGTGGAGAACACCAGTAGTGAAGCTCCTAAACCAGAAAAAATGCAGGATATCGAATTTGGGTACCGTTTACGGACGGACAATCTCAATGTAGGCATTAACGGCTACGGCATGCACTATAAAGACCAACTCATTCCGACCGGTGCTATCAACGATGTTGGTTCTCCTATTCGTCAAAATGTGGCTAAAAGTTATCGGATAGGCCTTGAGTTTGATGGGGCATGGCGTATTTCGGAACATTTTACATGGAAGGCTACTGCAGGACTCAGCCAAAATAAGATTAAAGATTTTATTGAATATGGCACAATCTACGACGATGATTTCAACATTGTGGGCGAAGAAGAGATTTACTATAAAAAAACAAATATTGCACTATCACCTTCGACGATAGTGTCAAATGAATTAAGTTACTCTCCTACCCCTGCTCTCAATCTTGCATTCATCTCAAAATATGTATCCAAGCAGTACCTTGACAATACAACTGCCGATGAGAGAAGTATTGATGCGTTCTTTGTCAACAATGTACGGGCAATCTATAGCTTTAGCGTATTGGGGTTACAAAAAATAGATGTGAACCTAAGTATCAATAATATCTTTAATGAGAAATACGAAACTGGCGGGTATACATGGGGGTCATTTGACCAAAATCACACGCGTAGCTTTTATAATTTTTACACACCACAGGCAACTGCCAATTTCATATTGGGGCTGAATATAAGGTTCTAA
- a CDS encoding amidohydrolase family protein, whose translation MVKYYSGDYVLPVTNLPIKRGVVGIDESGTIQGIYTNDAVELVGKEIEHLDGVLIPGFINAHCHIELSHLKGKIQKGTGLPKFLSTVMTYKKETARTIQKQIEKADKLMFENGIQAVADHVNTTHSAQVKESSKIKYHTFVEVMGLENDAVDSRIDAAIEVKYSFDEIHSSLTPHAPYSCSKLLFKAFKKKIPVGNLLSIHNQESEEENKLFRYKDGEFLSFYKEIGHNYDDFKAQARNSIQSYLPNLPVRNKLMLVHNTYTSLKDLDFVERMDRDVVWCLCPKANLYIEGVLPKVMNFVHDDQKIVIGTDSLASNDTLDVLEELKVLHNAFPALDFVNTIKWATINGAEFLSFDDQIGSLEVGKRPGLVLLKGMENLRLTTNVTVQRIA comes from the coding sequence ATGGTGAAATATTATTCTGGAGATTACGTATTACCAGTTACGAATCTACCAATTAAGCGTGGTGTAGTGGGTATCGACGAATCTGGAACTATCCAGGGGATATACACAAATGACGCCGTTGAGTTAGTGGGAAAGGAAATCGAGCACTTGGATGGAGTATTGATACCTGGGTTTATTAACGCCCACTGTCATATAGAATTGTCGCATTTAAAGGGCAAAATCCAAAAAGGAACTGGCCTTCCGAAGTTTTTGAGTACTGTAATGACTTACAAGAAAGAGACGGCGCGTACTATCCAAAAACAAATTGAAAAGGCTGACAAGCTCATGTTTGAGAATGGAATTCAAGCCGTAGCTGACCATGTTAATACTACCCATTCGGCCCAGGTTAAAGAAAGTAGTAAAATCAAGTACCACACATTTGTGGAGGTCATGGGTTTGGAAAATGACGCCGTGGATTCAAGAATAGATGCTGCTATTGAAGTCAAATATAGTTTTGACGAAATACATTCATCTCTCACGCCACATGCGCCTTATTCTTGCTCAAAGCTGTTGTTTAAAGCTTTCAAAAAGAAGATTCCTGTCGGAAATCTACTCAGTATCCACAATCAAGAAAGTGAAGAAGAAAACAAGCTTTTTCGCTATAAAGACGGAGAGTTCCTTTCCTTTTATAAGGAAATAGGTCACAACTATGATGACTTTAAAGCACAAGCTAGAAATTCGATTCAATCCTACCTTCCAAACCTGCCCGTTCGGAATAAGTTGATGTTGGTGCACAACACTTACACTTCTCTTAAAGATTTGGATTTTGTAGAGCGTATGGACAGAGATGTCGTATGGTGCCTTTGCCCTAAAGCAAACCTGTATATCGAAGGTGTGTTGCCGAAGGTAATGAACTTTGTCCATGATGATCAAAAGATTGTTATCGGAACAGATAGTCTTGCTTCGAATGATACATTGGATGTATTGGAAGAGTTAAAGGTTTTGCACAACGCATTCCCAGCACTTGATTTTGTAAATACAATCAAATGGGCTACAATTAATGGAGCTGAGTTCTTGAGCTTTGATGATCAAATAGGTTCTTTGGAAGTTGGTAAGCGTCCGGGACTTGTACTGCTCAAAGGCATGGAGAATCTCCGATTGACAACAAATGTCACTGTTCAACGAATAGCATAG
- a CDS encoding acylphosphatase → MKHINISIKGKVQGVYFRLTTKAVADQLGIKGFVTNLPDGSVYVEAEGDKFSLDSLIEFCEEGPERAEVEHVSIEDGELKNFHNFEVTRKIK, encoded by the coding sequence ATGAAACACATCAATATTTCTATTAAGGGAAAAGTACAGGGGGTATATTTTAGATTGACGACAAAAGCCGTTGCCGACCAATTGGGTATCAAAGGTTTTGTGACCAATTTGCCTGATGGTTCTGTATATGTAGAAGCCGAAGGCGACAAATTTTCTTTGGACTCCTTAATCGAATTTTGTGAAGAAGGACCAGAACGGGCCGAGGTAGAACATGTTTCGATTGAAGATGGTGAGTTGAAGAATTTCCATAATTTTGAAGTAACCAGGAAAATTAAATAG
- a CDS encoding lipopolysaccharide biosynthesis protein: MSVIKKFVSDTFIYGLSTIVSRLLHFLLTPLFVKNFPTAVFGVMSSLYASASMINALLAFGMETTYFRYLQKVDKEDREKVFNNSFFIILVTSGLFLITVFVFNKPIASWLGNGERLAEYMQFLKFFSIILIADALAVIPFAKLRAQGRPIRYSVLKLINILILIFSNLFLILWLPQLMALSSFWQSFASGWFQQGWLGNVFISNLLASVVTLIMLLPQLVTFRLQPDKKLLMDMFKYSFPVLIANISFIINENLDKILFHKLMPGEIGERERGIYSAVSKLAIFLNLFVTAFRLGAEPFFFSYSKNKNAQKTYALIMDYFVIIMVIVMVGICANISWLKYFIEGSDEERIAYWSGLYVVPILLFNYVLLGIYMNLSVWYKLSDQTRYALYISGIGALLTILLNILFIPKYSYLGAILCTSIAYVVMVALSYFWGQKNYPIPYHTSKILGYLACGVLISGLCTTVLNNSFWYGNLLFLAFLVTVFFLEKGNVIRIISSKEISE, from the coding sequence GTGTCAGTAATCAAAAAATTTGTTAGCGATACATTCATATACGGTCTGAGTACAATCGTCTCGCGGTTACTTCATTTTCTGCTAACACCACTTTTCGTCAAGAACTTTCCAACGGCAGTATTTGGAGTTATGTCCAGCCTGTATGCATCGGCATCTATGATCAATGCCTTACTCGCCTTTGGAATGGAAACCACCTATTTCCGGTACTTGCAAAAAGTAGATAAAGAAGATAGAGAAAAGGTCTTCAACAACAGTTTCTTTATTATATTAGTCACTTCCGGGCTTTTTCTTATAACGGTATTTGTATTCAATAAACCCATTGCCAGTTGGTTGGGTAATGGTGAGCGTTTAGCTGAATATATGCAGTTCCTCAAGTTTTTTTCTATTATTCTTATTGCAGATGCACTTGCCGTTATTCCATTCGCCAAGCTGAGGGCGCAGGGACGACCTATTCGATACAGTGTATTGAAGCTCATTAATATTCTTATCTTAATTTTTTCCAATCTATTTCTTATTCTATGGTTGCCTCAATTGATGGCACTTAGTTCATTTTGGCAATCCTTTGCGTCAGGCTGGTTTCAACAAGGATGGTTGGGAAATGTCTTTATTTCAAATCTGTTGGCAAGTGTCGTCACCTTGATTATGCTGCTCCCACAACTAGTGACCTTTAGACTTCAACCAGATAAGAAGCTTCTGATGGACATGTTCAAGTATAGCTTCCCGGTTTTGATAGCAAATATATCTTTTATCATCAACGAAAACCTCGATAAGATACTTTTTCATAAGTTAATGCCTGGTGAAATAGGAGAGCGCGAACGTGGAATATACAGTGCGGTTAGTAAATTGGCAATTTTTCTCAATCTGTTTGTGACGGCATTTAGACTAGGAGCCGAACCCTTCTTTTTTTCATATTCGAAAAATAAGAATGCGCAGAAAACCTATGCCCTGATTATGGATTATTTTGTCATTATCATGGTGATCGTCATGGTTGGGATTTGTGCCAATATCAGTTGGCTCAAATATTTCATTGAAGGGTCTGATGAAGAGAGGATAGCCTATTGGTCTGGGTTGTACGTAGTTCCTATTTTGCTATTTAATTATGTACTCTTAGGTATTTATATGAATCTATCGGTATGGTACAAACTGTCCGATCAAACCAGATACGCCCTTTATATCTCCGGAATAGGAGCTTTATTGACAATCCTATTGAATATATTGTTTATTCCAAAGTACTCGTATCTAGGCGCTATCTTATGTACCTCCATCGCGTATGTAGTTATGGTAGCACTGTCTTATTTTTGGGGACAAAAGAATTATCCCATACCTTATCATACAAGTAAGATATTAGGCTATTTGGCATGCGGTGTCTTAATATCTGGGCTGTGTACTACTGTTTTGAATAACAGTT